From Pseudoalteromonas sp. DL-6, one genomic window encodes:
- a CDS encoding monodechloroaminopyrrolnitrin synthase PrnB family protein: MSSYTAKFDNWIRSEFVALNSQLEELYWQQADKANVEGIGDNLKQTLKEQGNALISDLLAEGNTDEGFDSAFDLLGNVGLFMAACRRHEITEPSRESSSPLIEASALAMHIGASIGVTPRFATAHLTTHNKAINGTYKRFTNLDDETLFLDYNTQGILAYKRASDALLKILPLGISHPVTAELLEVVKTALIDVIASNNALYTQLDTERFFNCVRPYYKPYRVGKEAYRGANAGDFAGINVIDMLLGLCSANEPSYSQMLVDKFLYMMPEDQQILREAMRMQSFMDDFLKAEQYKHTEWFQKHGKLFLQVCKLHGDTAIGHHNQLVEKFIAQPSQQMQQQHIGKVTASGPPLPVLLDSLAKLRDRRAAAKRDDINTRFNDLNMLKQWIN; this comes from the coding sequence ATGAGTTCTTACACAGCTAAATTTGATAATTGGATTAGGTCTGAGTTTGTTGCCCTAAACTCTCAATTAGAGGAGTTGTATTGGCAGCAAGCAGATAAGGCAAATGTTGAAGGGATCGGGGATAACTTAAAGCAGACTTTGAAAGAGCAAGGTAATGCGTTGATCAGCGACTTATTAGCCGAAGGTAATACCGACGAAGGATTTGATAGCGCATTTGATTTACTTGGTAATGTAGGTTTGTTTATGGCGGCTTGTCGTAGACATGAAATTACAGAGCCAAGCAGAGAGAGTAGTTCACCGCTGATAGAAGCATCGGCGCTTGCCATGCATATTGGTGCTTCAATTGGAGTAACCCCTCGTTTTGCCACCGCACATTTAACCACCCATAATAAAGCCATTAATGGCACCTATAAACGGTTTACAAATCTTGATGATGAAACTCTGTTTTTAGATTACAACACCCAAGGTATTTTAGCGTATAAACGTGCGAGTGATGCTTTACTAAAAATATTGCCATTAGGCATTTCACATCCCGTCACGGCTGAACTACTTGAGGTTGTTAAAACGGCACTTATTGATGTAATAGCGTCGAATAATGCCTTGTATACTCAACTTGATACCGAGCGTTTTTTTAATTGTGTACGCCCATATTACAAGCCTTACAGAGTAGGGAAAGAAGCTTACCGTGGTGCAAATGCGGGAGATTTTGCCGGCATTAATGTTATCGATATGCTGCTAGGACTTTGTAGTGCCAATGAGCCGAGTTACTCGCAAATGCTGGTGGATAAGTTTTTATATATGATGCCAGAGGATCAACAAATACTGCGAGAAGCCATGCGTATGCAAAGCTTTATGGATGACTTTTTAAAAGCCGAGCAATATAAACACACAGAATGGTTTCAAAAGCACGGCAAACTATTTTTACAAGTGTGCAAATTACATGGCGACACCGCTATCGGTCATCATAATCAACTGGTCGAAAAGTTTATTGCCCAACCGTCACAGCAAATGCAACAACAGCATATTGGTAAAGTCACTGCTAGTGGGCCGCCTTTACCAGTATTACTCGATTCCTTAGCTAAATTAAGAGATAGACGTGCAGCGGCTAAGCGAGACGATATTAATACGCGGTTTAATGACTTAAATATGCTAAAACAATGGATAAATTAA
- a CDS encoding GNAT family N-acetyltransferase — MSHFSHQWFNSINQVDATQWHQFFGDDPFTQHAFLYALEQSQCVSAKAGWQPHHLAVYDGDKLIALAPGYLKAHSYGEYVFDWAWAEAYEKNGLDYYPKWLCGIPFSPIEGQRIGIMHSNPKLVYKYITEQLNSHCAEQTWSGWHVNFCDKAQAIHLYDTGAMRRTGVQFQWFNNNFKDFDDFLKTFNARKRKAVKKERAKITQQNISIEWLKGEQITTATMQLFCEFYQRTYLKRSGHLGYLNSEFFSLLHALMADKLLIMLAKRDQHVIAATLSLIGDNTLYGRYWGASEEIDSLHFELCYYQGIDYAIKHNIQCFNAGAQGEHKIARGFQPITTYSAHHIVHPDFNNAIADYLERECQHIDIYKQQCSTLLPFKNE; from the coding sequence ATGAGCCACTTTTCTCACCAATGGTTTAATAGCATCAACCAGGTTGACGCAACACAATGGCATCAATTTTTTGGCGATGATCCTTTTACTCAACATGCTTTTTTATACGCACTTGAGCAAAGCCAATGTGTAAGCGCAAAAGCAGGTTGGCAGCCTCATCACTTAGCCGTTTATGATGGTGATAAACTCATTGCGCTTGCCCCAGGCTACTTAAAAGCGCACTCCTACGGTGAATATGTATTTGACTGGGCATGGGCTGAAGCTTATGAAAAAAATGGCTTAGATTATTACCCTAAATGGCTGTGCGGTATTCCTTTTAGCCCGATTGAGGGACAAAGAATAGGTATTATGCATAGCAATCCAAAGCTAGTGTATAAGTACATAACAGAGCAACTTAATAGCCACTGCGCAGAACAGACATGGTCAGGCTGGCATGTAAACTTTTGCGATAAAGCACAAGCCATCCACCTTTATGATACCGGCGCAATGCGAAGAACCGGCGTGCAGTTTCAATGGTTTAATAATAACTTTAAAGATTTTGACGATTTTTTAAAAACCTTTAATGCCCGTAAGCGTAAAGCCGTTAAAAAAGAGCGTGCTAAAATTACACAACAGAATATCAGTATTGAATGGCTCAAAGGCGAGCAAATTACTACCGCTACAATGCAGCTTTTTTGTGAGTTTTATCAACGCACTTATTTAAAACGTTCGGGCCATTTAGGCTACTTAAACAGTGAGTTTTTTAGCTTGCTACACGCCTTAATGGCTGACAAATTGCTCATTATGCTAGCCAAAAGAGACCAACACGTCATTGCCGCCACCTTAAGCTTAATTGGTGACAATACCCTTTACGGCCGCTATTGGGGCGCTAGTGAGGAGATAGATTCGCTTCACTTTGAGCTGTGTTATTACCAAGGGATTGATTATGCTATTAAGCATAACATTCAGTGCTTTAATGCCGGTGCACAAGGAGAGCATAAAATAGCACGTGGTTTCCAACCGATAACCACTTACTCTGCCCATCACATTGTTCACCCCGATTTTAATAATGCCATTGCAGATTACTTAGAACGCGAATGCCAACATATCGACATTTACAAACAACAATGCAGCACTTTATTGCCGTTTAAAAATGAGTAA
- a CDS encoding Lrp/AsnC family transcriptional regulator yields the protein MLDNKDQQLLVALQSQARMSVSELANTINLSDTPTLRRIKKLEQEQVIIGYHAAINPKSLNLNVLVYAFVRLCQNSVSAAQQFEQHVEKLPHVLECSVISGSHDYLLKIISHDLESYEQFVKHQLGSLSCIANIESTVVLKQSFSKKQLPL from the coding sequence ATGTTAGATAATAAAGATCAGCAGCTACTGGTTGCCTTGCAATCGCAAGCTCGAATGTCGGTATCAGAATTAGCCAATACCATTAACCTATCGGATACCCCTACTTTAAGGCGCATCAAAAAGCTTGAGCAAGAACAGGTTATTATTGGTTATCACGCTGCTATTAACCCTAAGTCACTCAACCTGAATGTACTGGTTTATGCTTTTGTGCGACTGTGCCAAAATTCAGTGAGTGCCGCACAACAGTTTGAACAACATGTAGAAAAGCTACCGCATGTACTTGAGTGTTCTGTGATCTCAGGCAGCCACGATTATTTATTAAAAATTATCTCTCACGATTTAGAAAGTTATGAGCAGTTTGTAAAGCACCAACTGGGAAGCTTAAGCTGTATCGCCAACATAGAATCAACCGTAGTATTAAAGCAATCATTCAGTAAAAAACAGCTACCACTTTAA
- a CDS encoding ATP-binding protein, with protein MKIFGSTSSSFVFYISFAVAYFITGKLLTNFAFQSQVIPIWLPAGIALVGCFIWWWRFIPALFIASVAFNLSTGDNVITDQVLIGNTLEQVLLIGFGAVLQGMIGAALLKYWLGHPLYLKKRQSIIYFIFVVGIVVSLISANIGVYALSQFNPAYSIENHWENVIFWWLGDSLGVLIATPFLLALLQPKFKRQYVTPLPTIAVCSVLFISVALTTKLYNQETYSNSIQIAKRETSIIENSLLSNLNLSQITVQSLASQIQSTPTLSRQEFNSYSAQLLAEHSFIKAFSWNRKIDPAQVSFLNKQLDEIYNAYSFDPSIKGAPLSNNDPLVVITYIAPFTENQSAIGFNLNSRKDRRETLLDPRIKIRPIGTKIIQLVQTQQPEPAYLLFAPVYQQNNEIASIKGYATGVFLVKNILAQSLTQAQNKMFNIAIYEANATSPFYSNTENVPTKSNKLTTIKIDFAGQTWFVDLTIKDEFLPHQTNNMTLFLLILQVIVSSLILLILMLFNNQHLALSRLVAERTRSLVKAKKQSDLANQAKSRFLANMSHEIRTPLNAVIGFSTLAKSEDSPETLTGYLNKINLASKSLLSLINDVLDISKIESQKLTLEVAPFDLNALLARISSMFEQSAEQKGISWKVDNQLPTDLWFEGDVMRIEQILLNLCSNAIKFTYEGEVSISAYSKEISDKRRQVILAIKDSGIGISASEQSTLFDAFTQADSSTSRKFGGTGLGLAIAKELSLLMSGDISVQSESGKGSTFTLSVELNTCDAQQVTTKHTQQHVDLSKLKILVAEDNSVNQLVIKAMLSSLGITPTLVENGELAVEQVKIHDFDLVLMDCQMPVMDGYQATALIRKTKSAEQLPVIALTADVMPEDKANAFAIGFNEHLAKPLELDKLTQCLSQYIEQDEP; from the coding sequence GTGAAGATTTTTGGTTCAACATCCAGTTCTTTTGTTTTTTACATATCGTTTGCGGTTGCTTACTTTATAACTGGTAAGTTATTAACTAATTTTGCCTTTCAATCACAAGTCATTCCTATATGGCTCCCTGCAGGTATTGCCCTAGTGGGCTGTTTCATCTGGTGGTGGCGCTTTATCCCAGCATTATTTATTGCCTCTGTCGCCTTTAATTTAAGTACCGGTGATAACGTTATCACTGATCAAGTTTTAATTGGCAATACATTAGAGCAGGTGTTACTAATCGGCTTTGGCGCTGTGCTGCAAGGGATGATTGGCGCTGCTCTTTTAAAGTACTGGCTAGGCCATCCACTGTACTTAAAGAAGCGCCAATCAATAATTTATTTTATTTTTGTCGTCGGTATTGTTGTTAGCCTCATATCGGCCAATATTGGCGTCTATGCTTTGAGCCAATTCAACCCCGCTTACAGCATTGAAAACCATTGGGAAAATGTTATTTTTTGGTGGCTAGGTGACTCTCTCGGCGTGCTGATCGCAACCCCCTTTTTATTGGCGTTATTACAACCTAAATTTAAACGACAATATGTCACCCCATTACCTACTATCGCAGTATGCTCGGTGTTATTCATCTCTGTAGCCTTAACCACTAAGCTATATAATCAAGAGACTTATTCAAATTCAATACAAATTGCCAAGCGCGAAACATCTATCATTGAAAACAGTTTACTGAGCAATTTAAACCTCAGCCAAATAACCGTACAAAGCCTTGCAAGCCAAATACAATCAACGCCAACTTTAAGCAGGCAAGAGTTTAATAGCTACAGTGCCCAACTATTGGCTGAGCATTCATTTATTAAAGCATTTTCATGGAACCGTAAAATTGACCCTGCTCAGGTCAGTTTCTTGAACAAACAGCTTGATGAAATTTATAACGCATACAGCTTTGATCCAAGCATTAAAGGGGCACCATTATCAAACAATGACCCATTGGTGGTTATTACCTATATTGCCCCTTTTACAGAAAACCAATCAGCGATAGGTTTTAATCTCAATTCTCGAAAAGATCGCCGTGAAACCTTGCTCGACCCACGTATCAAAATTCGCCCTATAGGGACTAAAATAATTCAATTAGTTCAAACACAGCAACCTGAACCCGCGTATTTATTATTTGCTCCCGTGTATCAACAAAATAATGAGATTGCATCAATTAAAGGTTACGCAACAGGTGTATTTTTAGTGAAAAACATACTTGCTCAATCGCTTACGCAAGCACAAAATAAAATGTTTAATATCGCTATTTATGAAGCTAATGCTACCAGCCCGTTTTATTCAAATACCGAAAATGTTCCAACCAAAAGCAATAAGCTTACAACTATCAAAATTGATTTTGCAGGGCAAACATGGTTCGTTGATTTAACCATTAAAGATGAATTTCTACCGCATCAAACTAATAACATGACACTATTTTTGCTTATTTTACAGGTCATTGTCAGCTCACTCATTTTACTGATATTAATGCTGTTTAATAACCAACACCTCGCACTTTCACGCTTGGTAGCAGAGCGCACACGCTCGCTGGTTAAGGCTAAAAAACAATCTGATTTAGCAAATCAAGCTAAAAGCCGATTTTTAGCAAATATGAGCCATGAAATTCGCACTCCGCTTAATGCCGTGATCGGCTTTTCAACCTTAGCTAAGAGTGAAGATAGTCCTGAAACCCTCACTGGTTATTTAAATAAAATTAATTTAGCGTCTAAATCATTGTTAAGTTTAATTAATGATGTACTCGATATTTCTAAAATTGAATCACAAAAGCTTACTTTAGAAGTCGCCCCTTTTGATTTAAATGCTCTTCTTGCTCGGATCAGTAGCATGTTCGAACAAAGCGCTGAACAAAAAGGTATTAGCTGGAAAGTTGATAACCAATTACCAACCGATCTTTGGTTTGAAGGTGATGTTATGCGAATTGAGCAAATTTTATTAAATCTGTGTAGCAACGCCATAAAGTTTACCTACGAAGGTGAAGTAAGTATTAGCGCATACAGCAAAGAGATTAGCGATAAACGTAGACAAGTCATCCTTGCTATTAAGGACTCGGGTATCGGTATTTCCGCCTCAGAGCAAAGTACATTATTTGATGCATTCACCCAAGCTGATAGCTCAACATCGCGTAAATTTGGTGGTACAGGGCTTGGCTTAGCAATCGCAAAAGAACTTAGCTTATTAATGTCTGGAGATATCAGCGTACAAAGTGAGTCAGGTAAGGGCTCAACCTTTACCCTGTCTGTAGAGTTAAATACCTGTGATGCGCAACAAGTAACGACGAAACACACGCAGCAGCATGTTGATTTAAGTAAACTAAAAATACTGGTTGCAGAAGATAACAGCGTCAATCAATTAGTGATAAAAGCAATGCTTAGCTCTTTGGGGATCACCCCAACATTAGTTGAAAATGGAGAGTTGGCAGTAGAACAAGTTAAAATACATGACTTCGATTTAGTGTTAATGGATTGCCAAATGCCAGTTATGGATGGTTATCAGGCCACAGCATTGATACGGAAAACTAAAAGTGCTGAACAATTACCAGTGATCGCCTTAACCGCTGATGTAATGCCAGAAGATAAAGCCAATGCCTTCGCAATTGGTTTTAACGAACATCTTGCAAAACCTCTCGAACTCGATAAGCTCACACAATGTTTATCTCAATATATAGAGCAGGATGAACCATAA
- a CDS encoding aminotransferase class V-fold PLP-dependent enzyme encodes MGNNDFCMPHGCYLLSHSVGRPLKSTLENATEHFFTPWQESAKEPWQQWLPAIEKFTGALGRLFNAPSEQFCPQVNLSSGLTKLLMSHPVFNKPQCTVLMAQADFPSMGFVMQKALPACATIRYIPEHEDLSDRQVWRRYLTPEIDGVFVSHVYSNTGVQAPLNDIVALSKVTNTLSIIDVAQSAGVIPVDLTALNADFMIGSSVKWLCGGPGAAYLWVNPKQITQCEPKDVGWFSHQNPFEFDITHFQYNAKTLRFWGGTPSILPYVIAANSIEYIAQFGVDNVRSHNLALLTLIQQQLATFLVSPNDKEQCSGTAILDFAEHQQTVLAVLEAANISVDVRKLGIRISPHIYNTASEIQTFIATVKKAVKAAD; translated from the coding sequence ATGGGTAATAATGATTTTTGTATGCCACATGGCTGCTATTTATTAAGTCACTCTGTTGGTCGTCCTCTAAAAAGTACTTTAGAAAATGCTACCGAGCATTTTTTTACTCCTTGGCAGGAAAGTGCCAAAGAGCCATGGCAGCAATGGCTACCGGCAATAGAAAAGTTTACGGGTGCATTAGGGCGGCTATTCAATGCGCCTAGTGAGCAATTTTGTCCTCAGGTTAACCTATCTAGTGGTTTAACTAAATTGCTTATGTCGCACCCCGTATTTAATAAACCACAGTGCACGGTATTAATGGCGCAGGCCGATTTTCCAAGTATGGGGTTTGTAATGCAAAAAGCACTCCCTGCATGTGCAACCATACGTTACATCCCCGAGCATGAAGATTTAAGTGATAGGCAGGTATGGCGGCGCTATTTAACTCCAGAGATTGATGGTGTGTTTGTTAGTCATGTTTATTCTAATACGGGTGTACAAGCACCTTTAAACGATATTGTGGCGCTTAGTAAAGTCACGAATACACTCTCAATAATTGATGTGGCGCAATCGGCAGGGGTTATCCCTGTCGATCTAACAGCGTTAAATGCTGACTTTATGATTGGCTCAAGTGTGAAGTGGTTATGCGGGGGGCCAGGTGCGGCCTATTTATGGGTAAATCCAAAGCAAATAACGCAATGTGAACCAAAAGATGTTGGCTGGTTTTCACATCAAAATCCATTCGAGTTTGATATTACGCATTTTCAGTATAACGCTAAAACACTCAGGTTTTGGGGTGGTACGCCTTCTATACTCCCTTATGTTATTGCTGCTAATAGCATTGAATATATTGCCCAGTTTGGAGTCGATAACGTCAGGTCGCATAATTTAGCGTTGTTAACGTTGATCCAGCAGCAGCTGGCGACTTTTTTAGTATCGCCAAACGATAAAGAACAGTGCAGTGGTACCGCTATTTTAGATTTTGCAGAGCATCAACAAACCGTATTAGCGGTATTGGAGGCAGCAAACATAAGTGTGGATGTGCGCAAACTCGGTATCCGTATTTCACCGCACATATACAATACAGCGTCAGAGATCCAAACGTTTATTGCTACGGTGAAAAAGGCAGTTAAGGCTGCTGACTAA
- a CDS encoding DUF938 domain-containing protein yields MSKPFSQACENNKNHILKALQPALQNAVSVLEIGSGTGQHSVFFAKKLPYLQWYTSDREVNHQGIKLWHDEVQLANLHPPLLLDLNDPWPVNKVDAIYTANTFHIVSWELITRFFAGVNQHLNQQGVVCIYGPFKYKGEFTSPSNDEFNSLLQSRDPLSGIRDFEAIEQLAVQSGLKLLSDTAMPANNQLLIFKRQ; encoded by the coding sequence ATGAGCAAACCGTTTTCACAAGCCTGCGAAAATAATAAAAATCATATACTTAAGGCTTTGCAGCCTGCATTGCAAAATGCAGTATCAGTACTTGAGATAGGCTCTGGGACGGGTCAGCATAGCGTTTTCTTTGCCAAAAAATTGCCATATTTACAATGGTATACCAGTGACCGAGAGGTTAATCATCAAGGAATAAAGTTATGGCATGATGAGGTGCAACTGGCAAATTTGCATCCGCCTTTATTACTTGACCTAAACGATCCTTGGCCAGTAAATAAAGTGGATGCAATTTATACTGCCAATACCTTTCATATAGTGAGCTGGGAGTTAATCACGCGTTTTTTTGCTGGAGTAAATCAGCACTTAAATCAGCAAGGGGTGGTGTGTATATATGGCCCTTTCAAATATAAAGGAGAATTTACCAGCCCCAGTAATGATGAATTTAACAGTTTACTGCAAAGTCGCGATCCACTTAGTGGTATCCGTGATTTCGAAGCGATTGAGCAACTTGCAGTGCAATCAGGGCTTAAGTTACTCAGCGATACGGCGATGCCTGCAAATAATCAGTTACTCATTTTTAAACGGCAATAA